A single region of the Cucumis melo cultivar AY chromosome 3, USDA_Cmelo_AY_1.0, whole genome shotgun sequence genome encodes:
- the LOC103502240 gene encoding uncharacterized protein LOC103502240 — MAILSNFLNSSSTLQSVTTATTIESLELSIHDIAKLYERRRKWRALFFSPIPNNFDTFSSWRVHLIIFLESTPAHIITVFLLVMDLIITLLELSSSLISCGSHGKDEEKASYFHWVSISILTFLSAKTAAVMLGLGLSFFRRPGCVVDGVVAIVALILEAVAERKGGGLIMVASLWRLVRVVESAFEISDDVIEVKIEGIVWELERMKEEIRREKEKDKITEMLLRVDLNHL; from the coding sequence ATGGCTATTCTCTCCAACTTCTTAAACTCTTCATCTACGCTGCAATCCGTCACCACGGCCACCACCATAGAATCCTTAGAATTGTCTATTCATGACATCGCCAAACTCTATGAAAGACGTCGAAAATGGCGAGCTCTCTTCTTCTCCCCAATTCCAAATAACTTTGACACATTTTCGTCTTGGAGAGTCCATTTAATCATCTTCCTTGAATCCACACCTGCTCATATCATCACCGTTTTTCTCCTCGTAATGGACCTTATCATCACCCTTCTCGAACTTTCGTCTTCGTTAATATCTTGTGGCTCACACggaaaagatgaagaaaaagcTTCATACTTTCATTGGGTGAGCATTTCCATCTTGACCTTTCTCTCTGCAAAGACGGCAGCTGTGATGCTGGGGTTGGGTCTTTCGTTTTTTAGACGACCAGGTTGCGTCGTGGATGGCGTGGTAGCCATTGTGGCGTTGATTTTGGAGGCGGTGGCGGAGAGGAAAGGGGGCGGACTAATAATGGTGGCAAGTTTGTGGAGGCTTGTAAGGGTGGTGGAGAGTGCTTTTGAGATAAGTGATGATGTCATTGAAGTGAAGATTGAAGGAATAGTTTGGGAGTtggagagaatgaaagaagaaataagaagagagaaagaaaaggataaGATAACAGAGATGCTTTTAAGGGTAGATTTGAATCATTTGTGA